In the Streptomyces fradiae ATCC 10745 = DSM 40063 genome, one interval contains:
- the eno gene encoding phosphopyruvate hydratase — MPSIDVVVAREILDSRGNPTVEVEVGLDDGSTGRAAVPSGASTGAFEALELRDGDKDRYLGKGVEKAVLAVIEQIGPELVGYDATEQRLIDQAMFDLDATPDKSSLGANAILGVSLAVAHAASEASDLPLFRYLGGPNAHLLPVPMMNILNGGSHADSNVDIQEFMIAPVGAESFSEALRWGTEVYHTLKKVLKEKGLSTGLGDEGGFAPDLESNRAALDLILEAIKQAGYTPGKDIALALDVAASEFYKDGAYEFEGKSRTAAEMTEYYAELVEAYPLVSIEDPLFEDDWDGWKTITEKLGSKVQLVGDDLFVTNPERLARGIEEGAANALLVKVNQIGSLTETLDAVELAQRNGFKCMMSHRSGETEDVTIADLAVATNCGQIKTGAPARSERVAKYNQLLRIEEILDDAAVYAGRSAFPRFRPADA; from the coding sequence GTGCCGTCCATCGACGTCGTCGTAGCCCGGGAAATCCTCGACTCCCGAGGCAACCCCACGGTCGAGGTCGAGGTCGGCCTCGACGACGGCAGCACCGGCCGTGCTGCCGTTCCGTCCGGTGCCTCCACCGGTGCGTTCGAGGCCCTCGAGCTCCGCGACGGTGACAAGGACCGCTACCTCGGCAAGGGTGTCGAGAAGGCCGTGCTCGCCGTCATCGAGCAGATCGGCCCGGAGCTCGTCGGCTACGACGCCACCGAGCAGCGGCTGATCGACCAGGCGATGTTCGACCTGGACGCCACCCCCGACAAGTCCTCGCTCGGCGCCAACGCCATCCTCGGCGTCTCCCTCGCCGTGGCGCACGCCGCCTCCGAGGCGTCCGACCTCCCGCTCTTCCGCTACCTGGGCGGCCCCAACGCGCACCTGCTGCCGGTGCCGATGATGAACATCCTGAACGGCGGCTCGCACGCCGACTCCAACGTGGACATCCAGGAGTTCATGATCGCTCCCGTCGGCGCGGAGTCCTTCTCCGAGGCCCTGCGCTGGGGCACCGAGGTCTACCACACCCTCAAGAAGGTGCTGAAGGAGAAGGGCCTGTCCACCGGCCTCGGCGACGAGGGCGGCTTCGCCCCGGACCTGGAGTCCAACCGCGCCGCGCTCGACCTCATCCTGGAGGCGATCAAGCAGGCCGGCTACACCCCGGGCAAGGACATCGCCCTGGCGCTCGACGTCGCCGCGTCCGAGTTCTACAAGGACGGCGCGTACGAGTTCGAGGGCAAGTCCCGCACGGCCGCCGAGATGACCGAGTACTACGCCGAGCTGGTCGAGGCGTACCCGCTCGTCTCCATCGAGGACCCGCTGTTCGAGGACGACTGGGACGGCTGGAAGACCATCACCGAGAAGCTCGGCTCCAAGGTCCAGCTCGTCGGTGACGACCTGTTCGTCACCAACCCGGAGCGCCTGGCCCGCGGCATCGAGGAGGGCGCCGCCAACGCCCTGCTCGTGAAGGTCAACCAGATCGGCTCCCTCACCGAGACCCTGGACGCCGTCGAGCTGGCCCAGCGCAACGGCTTCAAGTGCATGATGTCCCACCGCTCCGGCGAGACCGAGGACGTCACCATCGCCGACCTGGCCGTCGCCACCAACTGCGGCCAGATCAAGACCGGCGCCCCGGCCCGCTCCGAGCGCGTCGCCAAGTACAACCAGCTGCTGCGCATCGAGGAGATCCTCGACGACGCCGCCGTGTACGCCGGCCGCAGCGCGTTCCCGCGGTTCCGCCCCGCGGACGCCTGA
- a CDS encoding Ppx/GppA phosphatase family protein, producing the protein MTRVAAVDCGTNSIRLLVADADPVAGTLVDLDRRMTIVRLGQGVDRTGRLAPEALERTFAACREYAAVIRELGAERVRFVATSASRDAENRDDFVRGVLDILGVEPEVITGGQEAEFSFTGATRELEGTDEYLVVDIGGGSTEFVVGTEHVEAARSVDIGCVRLTERHVRTDPPGEAEAAAVRADVRAAIALAEETVPLRDARTLVGLAGSVTTVAAIALGLEEYDSAAIHRSRIPYERVVEVAEALRSMTHDERAAIPVIHPGRVDVIIAGALVLQEIMAHVGAKEVVVSEHDILDGIAHYAASEAR; encoded by the coding sequence ATGACCCGTGTCGCCGCCGTCGACTGCGGTACGAACTCCATCCGCCTCCTCGTGGCGGACGCGGACCCCGTCGCGGGCACCCTCGTCGACCTGGACCGGCGGATGACGATCGTCCGCCTCGGCCAGGGCGTGGACCGCACGGGGCGGCTCGCCCCGGAGGCGCTGGAGCGCACGTTCGCGGCGTGCCGCGAGTACGCCGCCGTCATCCGCGAGCTGGGCGCCGAGCGGGTCCGCTTCGTGGCGACGTCCGCGTCCCGCGACGCCGAGAACCGGGACGACTTCGTCCGGGGCGTCCTGGACATCCTGGGCGTCGAACCGGAGGTCATCACCGGCGGTCAGGAGGCGGAGTTCTCCTTCACCGGCGCCACCCGCGAGCTGGAGGGCACCGACGAGTACCTGGTGGTGGACATCGGCGGCGGCTCGACCGAGTTCGTCGTGGGCACCGAGCACGTCGAGGCGGCCCGGTCGGTGGACATCGGCTGCGTACGGCTGACCGAGCGCCATGTGCGCACCGACCCGCCGGGCGAGGCCGAGGCCGCCGCCGTCCGCGCCGACGTCCGCGCGGCCATCGCGCTGGCCGAGGAGACCGTCCCCCTGCGGGACGCCCGCACCCTCGTCGGCCTGGCCGGCTCCGTCACGACGGTCGCCGCCATCGCCCTGGGGCTGGAGGAGTACGACTCGGCGGCGATCCACCGCTCCCGCATCCCCTACGAGCGGGTCGTCGAGGTGGCGGAGGCGCTGCGGTCCATGACCCACGACGAGCGCGCCGCGATCCCGGTGATCCACCCGGGCCGGGTCGACGTCATCATCGCCGGAGCCCTGGTCCTCCAGGAGATCATGGCCCACGTGGGCGCGAAGGAGGTCGTGGTCAGCGAACACGACATCCTCGACGGCATCGCTCATTACGCGGCGAGCGAGGCACGTTGA
- a CDS encoding FtsB family cell division protein — MGQDRDRFSTATRLRLLGEQTAARVYRSQSRRQARRSRLTGRAAFLALVVCTMVVALAYPMRQYVSQRGEIAEQERLAEQAAARVERLRDEKARLQDDAYVRRLARQHLHYVLPGETAYTMNDPDAARSRRTDQGGTGSPWYSDVWDGVDRADRTRAGRQDP; from the coding sequence ATGGGCCAGGACCGGGACCGGTTCTCGACCGCGACGAGGCTGCGGCTGCTCGGCGAGCAGACCGCCGCGCGCGTCTACCGCTCCCAGAGCCGCCGCCAGGCGCGCCGCTCCCGCCTCACCGGCCGGGCCGCGTTCCTCGCCCTCGTCGTCTGCACCATGGTCGTCGCCCTCGCCTACCCGATGCGGCAGTACGTGTCGCAGCGCGGCGAGATCGCCGAGCAGGAGCGCCTCGCCGAGCAGGCCGCCGCCCGCGTCGAGAGGTTGCGCGACGAGAAGGCCCGACTCCAGGACGACGCCTACGTCAGGCGGCTCGCCCGCCAGCACCTCCACTACGTGCTGCCCGGCGAGACGGCCTACACCATGAACGACCCGGACGCGGCGCGGTCCCGGCGCACCGACCAGGGCGGCACCGGCAGCCCCTGGTACTCCGACGTCTGGGACGGCGTCGACCGCGCCGACCGCACCCGCGCCGGCCGGCAGGACCCGTAG
- a CDS encoding DUF501 domain-containing protein: MQTPPPQTERTEPTQADVEAFQEQLGRPPRGLRAIAHRCPCGRPDVVETAPRLPDGTPFPTTYYLTCPRANSAIGTLEANGVMKEMTERLAADPELAAAYRAAHEDYIARRDAIEVLAGFPSAGGMPDRVKCLHVLVAHSLVAGPGVNPLGDEALAMLPEWWAKGPCVSAGSGACAQREEDAR; the protein is encoded by the coding sequence ATGCAGACGCCCCCTCCGCAGACCGAACGCACCGAGCCGACCCAGGCCGACGTCGAGGCATTCCAGGAACAGCTCGGCCGCCCGCCGCGCGGCCTGCGGGCCATCGCGCACCGCTGCCCGTGCGGCCGGCCGGACGTGGTGGAGACCGCGCCCCGGCTCCCCGACGGCACGCCCTTCCCGACGACGTACTACCTGACGTGCCCCCGCGCGAACTCCGCGATCGGCACGCTGGAGGCGAACGGCGTCATGAAGGAGATGACCGAGCGCCTCGCCGCCGACCCGGAGCTGGCCGCCGCCTACCGGGCCGCGCACGAGGACTACATCGCCCGCCGCGACGCCATCGAGGTCCTCGCCGGGTTCCCCAGCGCCGGCGGGATGCCCGACCGCGTGAAGTGCCTCCACGTGCTGGTCGCCCACTCCCTGGTCGCCGGTCCCGGCGTGAACCCGCTGGGCGACGAGGCGCTGGCGATGCTCCCCGAGTGGTGGGCGAAGGGCCCCTGCGTGAGCGCCGGGAGCGGCGCGTGCGCGCAGCGGGAGGAGGACGCCCGATGA
- a CDS encoding nucleoside triphosphate pyrophosphohydrolase produces MNAEPADTPGTGRVVLLTTSHRVAPGVLSWPAWRTLRAADAVLCPDAGHPQLPYLREAGVTVGIAAPTAEELVDACAGGRTVVVLASGEGDRALTDGLARLAGSGRTAMPDLELLPGSYDLPGARLLDLVEVMDRIRRACPWSSRQTHRGLAKYAIEEAYELVEAIEDGDRAELREELGDVLLQVVFHARIAEEDEEEPFSLDDVAGGLVDKLVHRHPHVFGDATAETPEEVKEHWLRTKAAEKRRTSVTDGVPLGQPGLALAAKLAGRVRAAGLDVPLPEGEDVGHALLEAAARAEADGVDPEAALRAAARAYRDAIRAAEGHGPADGAHDGADDGDPAADGDPADGAHDGADGGDPAADDVPADGGDPADGHAPA; encoded by the coding sequence GTGAACGCCGAACCCGCAGACACCCCCGGCACCGGCCGCGTCGTCCTCCTCACCACCAGCCACCGGGTGGCGCCCGGCGTGCTGTCCTGGCCGGCGTGGCGGACCCTGCGCGCCGCCGACGCGGTGCTGTGCCCCGACGCCGGCCACCCCCAGCTCCCGTACCTGCGGGAGGCCGGCGTCACCGTCGGGATCGCCGCGCCCACGGCAGAGGAACTGGTCGACGCCTGCGCCGGCGGCCGCACGGTCGTCGTCCTCGCGTCCGGCGAGGGCGACCGGGCGCTGACCGACGGCCTGGCCCGGCTCGCCGGGTCCGGCCGCACCGCCATGCCCGACCTGGAGCTGCTGCCCGGCTCGTACGACCTGCCCGGCGCCCGCCTCCTCGACCTGGTCGAGGTGATGGACCGCATCCGCCGCGCGTGCCCCTGGTCGTCCCGGCAGACGCACCGGGGCCTGGCCAAGTACGCCATCGAGGAGGCGTACGAGCTGGTCGAGGCGATCGAGGACGGCGACCGCGCGGAGCTGCGGGAGGAGCTGGGGGACGTGCTGCTCCAGGTCGTCTTCCACGCGCGGATCGCCGAGGAGGACGAGGAGGAGCCGTTCTCGCTGGACGACGTGGCGGGGGGCCTGGTCGACAAGCTCGTCCACCGGCACCCGCACGTCTTCGGCGACGCGACCGCCGAGACGCCCGAGGAGGTCAAGGAGCACTGGCTGCGCACCAAGGCCGCCGAGAAGCGGCGCACCTCCGTCACGGACGGCGTCCCCCTGGGCCAGCCCGGACTGGCGCTGGCGGCGAAGCTGGCGGGGCGCGTGCGCGCCGCGGGCCTGGACGTCCCGCTCCCGGAGGGGGAGGACGTGGGCCACGCCCTGCTGGAGGCGGCGGCCCGCGCGGAGGCGGACGGCGTGGACCCGGAGGCCGCCCTGCGCGCCGCGGCCCGCGCGTACCGGGACGCCATCCGCGCGGCGGAGGGCCACGGCCCGGCGGACGGGGCCCACGACGGGGCGGACGACGGGGACCCGGCGGCGGACGGCGACCCGGCGGACGGGGCCCACGACGGGGCGGACGGCGGGGACCCGGCGGCGGACGACGTCCCGGCGGACGGCGGCGACCCGGCGGACGGCCACGCGCCCGCGTGA
- a CDS encoding LysM peptidoglycan-binding domain-containing protein, with amino-acid sequence MLNSGKGKHRRPSKAVRLAAFAGITGVAVAAPLMGAAPAGAATAAEWDRVAQCESGGNWSINTGNGYYGGLQFSASTWAAYGGTQYASTADKASKSQQIAIAEKVLAGQGKGAWPSCGVGLSSAPYGGAAPERAAEQPTTRSEQRTAPKAAPSAPKPSTPKAAPKAAPKKTVTTPTGAKVAKGDGEYAVKAGDTLSSIAAAEKVKGGWKKLFDLNKDIVADADLIYPGQQLHLS; translated from the coding sequence ATGCTGAATTCCGGCAAGGGCAAGCACCGCCGCCCGTCCAAGGCCGTCCGTCTCGCCGCGTTCGCCGGCATCACCGGTGTGGCCGTCGCCGCCCCGCTGATGGGCGCCGCGCCCGCCGGCGCCGCGACCGCCGCCGAGTGGGACCGCGTCGCGCAGTGCGAGTCCGGCGGCAACTGGTCCATCAACACCGGCAACGGCTACTACGGCGGCCTGCAGTTCTCGGCCTCCACCTGGGCCGCGTACGGCGGCACGCAGTACGCCTCCACGGCCGACAAGGCCAGCAAGTCCCAGCAGATAGCCATCGCCGAGAAGGTCCTCGCGGGCCAGGGCAAGGGCGCCTGGCCGAGCTGCGGCGTCGGCCTGTCCTCCGCCCCGTACGGCGGCGCCGCCCCCGAGCGCGCGGCCGAGCAGCCCACCACGCGCAGCGAGCAGCGCACGGCCCCGAAGGCCGCGCCGTCCGCGCCGAAGCCCTCCACGCCGAAGGCCGCGCCCAAGGCGGCGCCGAAGAAGACCGTGACCACGCCGACCGGGGCGAAGGTCGCGAAGGGCGACGGCGAGTACGCGGTGAAGGCCGGCGACACGCTCAGCAGCATCGCCGCGGCGGAGAAGGTCAAGGGCGGCTGGAAGAAGCTGTTCGACCTCAACAAGGACATCGTCGCGGACGCCGACCTCATCTACCCGGGCCAGCAGCTCCACCTGAGCTGA
- a CDS encoding cytochrome P450 family protein, whose translation MNAANDPATPPELFTWEFATDPYPAYAWLREHAPVHRTRLPSGVEAWLVTRYADARQALADQRLSKNPAHHDEPAHARGKTGIPGERKAELMTHLLNIDPPDHTRLRRLVSKAFTPRRVAEFAPRVQELTDRLIDGFATKGEADLIHEFAFPLPIYAICDMLGVPAEDQDDFRDWAGQMIRHGGGPRGGVARAVKRMRAYLVELIHRKRSDPGDDLISGLIRASDHGEHLTENEAAAMAFILLFAGFETTVNLIGNGTYALLREPAERARLQASLAAGETGLLATGVEELLRYDGPVELATWRYATEPLTLGGQRIERGDPVLVVLAAADRDPARFAEPDVLDLGRRDNQHLGYGHGIHYCLGAPLARLEGQTALATLLTRLPDLRLAADPAELRWRGGLIMRGLRTLPVAFTPEKADGTSIL comes from the coding sequence GTGAACGCCGCGAACGACCCCGCCACGCCCCCGGAACTCTTCACCTGGGAGTTCGCCACCGACCCGTACCCGGCGTACGCCTGGCTGCGGGAGCACGCGCCGGTGCACCGCACGCGGCTGCCCAGCGGGGTCGAGGCGTGGCTGGTCACCCGGTACGCCGACGCCCGGCAGGCGCTCGCCGACCAGCGGCTCAGCAAGAACCCCGCGCACCACGACGAGCCCGCCCACGCCAGGGGCAAGACGGGCATCCCGGGGGAGCGCAAGGCCGAGCTGATGACGCACCTGCTGAACATCGACCCGCCGGACCACACGCGGCTGCGGCGGCTGGTGTCGAAGGCGTTCACGCCCCGCCGGGTCGCCGAGTTCGCCCCGCGCGTGCAGGAACTGACGGACCGTCTCATCGACGGTTTCGCAACAAAAGGAGAGGCCGACCTCATCCACGAGTTCGCCTTTCCGCTCCCCATTTACGCCATTTGCGACATGCTCGGTGTGCCCGCCGAGGACCAGGACGACTTCCGGGACTGGGCCGGGCAGATGATCCGGCACGGGGGCGGGCCGCGCGGCGGGGTGGCGCGCGCCGTGAAGCGGATGCGGGCGTACCTGGTGGAGCTGATCCACCGCAAGCGCTCGGACCCCGGGGACGACCTGATCTCCGGTCTGATCCGCGCCTCCGACCACGGTGAGCACCTCACCGAGAACGAGGCCGCGGCGATGGCGTTCATCCTGCTGTTCGCCGGCTTCGAGACGACCGTGAACCTCATCGGCAACGGCACCTACGCCCTGCTGCGCGAGCCCGCCGAGCGCGCCCGCCTCCAGGCGTCCCTCGCGGCCGGGGAGACGGGGCTGCTGGCCACGGGAGTGGAGGAACTCCTTCGCTACGACGGGCCAGTTGAGCTGGCGACCTGGCGGTACGCGACGGAGCCGCTCACGCTGGGCGGGCAGCGGATCGAGCGCGGCGACCCGGTCCTGGTCGTCCTGGCGGCGGCCGACCGGGACCCGGCGCGGTTCGCCGAGCCGGACGTCCTGGACCTCGGGCGCCGCGACAACCAGCACCTCGGGTACGGGCACGGCATCCACTACTGCCTGGGCGCGCCGCTCGCGCGGCTGGAGGGGCAGACCGCGCTCGCCACGCTGCTGACACGCCTGCCGGACCTGCGGCTGGCCGCCGATCCGGCCGAACTCCGGTGGCGCGGCGGCCTCATCATGCGCGGCCTGCGCACGCTTCCGGTGGCCTTTACACCGGAAAAAGCTGACGGTACGTCAATACTGTGA
- a CDS encoding LysM peptidoglycan-binding domain-containing protein has translation MRSGNGRHRRPRQAPALVVAAGVTGSAIALPLLGAGTASAADAPTWDRVAECETGGMWSADLGNGYYGGLQLSQETWQAYGGTAYAPRADLASRSQQIAVAEKVYAAQGSAAWETCAPIAGLGGDEGSAPVESDPTAVPQPSESTGAEKGKGKETGKGADAETGGEAGEGAPAAPEEAPAGTEGAEGSAEPGADPAESGGPAAPDATAGPTAPGGPATGPAAPGEAPAAGNGAGTPAPGTGKHRGEPAKEEAGAAPAVPGGSGESGETGVPAEPRETGGHPSRGDGTARTGEGLAPDGTYTVQPGDNLWSIADTHEVPGGWPALYESNRGTVGSDPDLIRPGQSLELGANQG, from the coding sequence ATGCGCTCCGGTAACGGACGACACCGTCGACCCCGTCAAGCACCCGCCCTCGTCGTCGCCGCGGGCGTGACCGGATCAGCGATCGCCCTGCCGCTGCTCGGCGCGGGCACCGCGTCCGCCGCCGACGCCCCCACGTGGGACCGGGTCGCCGAGTGCGAGACCGGCGGCATGTGGAGCGCCGACCTCGGCAACGGGTACTACGGCGGCCTCCAGCTCTCCCAGGAGACCTGGCAGGCGTACGGCGGCACGGCGTACGCGCCGCGCGCCGACCTCGCCAGCCGCTCCCAGCAGATCGCGGTCGCGGAGAAGGTCTACGCCGCCCAGGGCTCCGCCGCGTGGGAGACCTGCGCCCCGATCGCGGGACTCGGCGGCGACGAGGGCTCGGCCCCGGTCGAGTCCGACCCGACCGCCGTGCCCCAGCCCTCCGAGAGCACCGGAGCGGAGAAGGGCAAGGGCAAGGAGACCGGCAAGGGGGCCGACGCGGAGACCGGCGGGGAGGCCGGCGAAGGGGCGCCCGCCGCGCCGGAGGAGGCCCCCGCGGGCACGGAGGGCGCCGAGGGCTCCGCGGAGCCGGGCGCGGACCCGGCGGAGTCCGGCGGCCCGGCCGCCCCCGACGCGACGGCCGGCCCGACCGCTCCCGGCGGCCCCGCCACCGGCCCCGCCGCCCCCGGCGAGGCGCCGGCGGCCGGGAACGGCGCGGGCACCCCCGCGCCCGGCACCGGCAAGCACCGCGGCGAGCCGGCCAAGGAGGAGGCCGGCGCCGCCCCGGCCGTACCGGGCGGATCCGGCGAGTCGGGCGAAACCGGTGTTCCGGCCGAGCCGCGCGAAACCGGTGGACACCCCTCACGTGGTGACGGAACGGCACGTACGGGCGAGGGCCTGGCCCCCGACGGCACGTACACCGTCCAGCCCGGCGACAACCTCTGGTCCATCGCCGACACCCACGAGGTCCCCGGCGGCTGGCCGGCGCTCTACGAGTCGAACCGCGGCACCGTCGGAAGCGACCCCGACCTCATCCGCCCTGGCCAGAGCCTGGAGCTGGGCGCGAATCAGGGGTAG